CCAGGTGATCGACGGAGCTGGTCGGCCAGCCGATCCGTTCCAGCAGCGCGGAGGACGAGTCGCCCATCCGGGAGACCGCTTCGGCGAACACCTTCTTGCCCTGCATGGTGAAGTAGCGGTCCTGCGCGTCGGGTTCGCCCGGTGTGGCCCGCTCCCGCGAGCCGCCGCCGGGGATCATGATGAGGTCCTGCCGCGAGCCGTCGGAGCCGAGGTCGACGCCGAGGAGCACGCCGGGCCGGTCGGCGTCGGGCACCGCGGCGAGCACCACCGCGCCGGCGCCGTCGCCGAAGATGACGGACGTCGTGCGGTCGGCCGGGTTGAGGATCGTCGAGTAGGTCTCGGCGCCGATGACCAGGACCCGCCGGGCCTGGCCCGCGATGATCTGTGCCGACGCGGTGGCCAGGGCGTAGATGAACCCGGAGCAGACCGCGGCCACGTCGTAGGCGGCGGCGGTGCCCAGTCCCAGCCGGGCCGCCACCTGCGGCGCGGTGGCCGGGCAGGGGTGGTCGGGCGTGGTGGTGGCGACGACAACGGCGTCCACGGCGCCCGGCTCCAGCGGCAGGTTCGCGGACTTCAGCGCGCGGTGGCCCGCCTCGACGGCCAGGTCGCTGGTGGCGACGCCCGG
The window above is part of the Phytohabitans houttuyneae genome. Proteins encoded here:
- a CDS encoding beta-ketoacyl-ACP synthase III produces the protein MAHFAALVGLGSYLPPRRVTNEELSTTLDTSEEWITTRTGIRSRYWAPPGVATSDLAVEAGHRALKSANLPLEPGAVDAVVVATTTPDHPCPATAPQVAARLGLGTAAAYDVAAVCSGFIYALATASAQIIAGQARRVLVIGAETYSTILNPADRTTSVIFGDGAGAVVLAAVPDADRPGVLLGVDLGSDGSRQDLIMIPGGGSRERATPGEPDAQDRYFTMQGKKVFAEAVSRMGDSSSALLERIGWPTSSVDHLVGHQANIRILKALAQRLGLPEERAVVNVDRVGNTSAASVPLALSDAAAAGTLATGSRVLLTAFGGGLTWGAAALTWPDLNAA